A genomic stretch from Flavobacterium nitratireducens includes:
- a CDS encoding saccharopine dehydrogenase family protein, with product MEKHFNIIIAGAGGIAEAAGLILAEWSQVTPTIFIGNRSLSKAKAVAKWIEEGTTNTCKVNAFLFSENEITSEMETIFKQGAIILDCLPGGQAPRIAQIAKDFHLHYANLTEYVAETEEIIALAKDAETGFILQTGIAPGYIDVLANALFEQFCADFNVNSADKLEFKVGALTKNAVAPHYYGFTWSPIGVATEYIKNAITIRNFSKTEVPALSERTTLIIDGVTYEADLTSGGAADLPDALAGKVRVLDYKTIRFPGHYDWVQQQIERIGKSENIIEELQKIMEKEIPLFEEDQIILFAAIEGKDNKGTLRRREISKCIHPLKVGKHKLRAIQTTTAAPLVQSAQLLLEQDLKGVILQSQIDTQSFLNGNFIVPVYGSYNQ from the coding sequence ATGGAAAAACACTTCAACATCATTATTGCTGGAGCAGGTGGCATTGCCGAAGCTGCAGGTTTAATTCTGGCTGAATGGAGTCAGGTTACACCAACCATTTTTATTGGAAACCGAAGCCTATCTAAAGCAAAAGCTGTTGCCAAATGGATAGAAGAAGGAACTACTAATACTTGTAAGGTTAACGCTTTTCTATTTTCAGAAAATGAGATTACTTCTGAAATGGAAACTATTTTCAAGCAAGGCGCTATCATTTTAGATTGTCTTCCTGGAGGTCAAGCTCCTAGAATAGCGCAAATTGCCAAAGATTTTCACCTTCATTATGCGAATCTTACCGAATATGTTGCCGAAACGGAAGAAATAATAGCACTGGCCAAAGATGCTGAAACTGGCTTTATTTTACAAACGGGAATAGCTCCAGGATATATCGATGTTTTAGCTAATGCTCTTTTTGAACAATTTTGTGCTGACTTTAATGTCAATTCTGCTGATAAATTAGAATTTAAAGTGGGAGCTTTAACTAAAAATGCCGTTGCTCCTCATTATTATGGTTTTACCTGGAGTCCAATAGGTGTTGCAACCGAATACATCAAAAATGCAATAACAATCCGCAACTTTAGTAAAACCGAAGTTCCTGCACTATCAGAAAGAACCACTCTAATTATCGATGGCGTTACCTATGAAGCCGATTTAACTTCGGGTGGCGCAGCTGATTTGCCTGATGCTTTGGCTGGAAAAGTCCGTGTTTTAGATTATAAAACGATACGATTTCCAGGACATTATGATTGGGTTCAACAACAAATTGAACGTATTGGTAAGTCTGAAAATATAATTGAAGAACTGCAAAAAATTATGGAAAAAGAAATTCCATTATTTGAAGAAGACCAAATTATATTATTTGCTGCCATAGAAGGCAAAGATAATAAAGGAACTCTTAGAAGACGTGAAATATCCAAATGTATACATCCGCTTAAAGTAGGGAAACACAAACTAAGAGCTATTCAAACAACAACCGCTGCACCATTAGTACAATCGGCTCAACTATTATTAGAACAAGATCTTAAAGGAGTAATACTTCAAAGCCAAATTGATACTCAATCTTTTTTAAACGGAAATTTCATTGTTCCTGTGTATGGCTCATACAACCAATAA